In Gemmatimonadota bacterium, the sequence GAAGGCGCGTACCAGGTCGGCGGTGGTCAACTCGGCCCCGCGGTCGCGGGGCAGGTAGGTGACGGCGCTGACGGCCCCGGGATCGAGCACCTGGGCCGCGGCGTCGCGCACCTCCCCGGCCGGGGTGCCGCGGAGCTGCTCGAAGTCCCGGTCGAGCAGCCGGTAGTCACCCAGCGCTTCGGCGGCGGCGAGCGCGGCGGCCCGGCCGTCCATGTCTTCCAGCCGTCGCGACCAGCGCGCCAGCAGCAGGGTGCGCGTCCGCTCGAGATCGTCGTCGGCCGGCCCGTCGGTGGCCAGGCGCGACGCCGCCGCGGCAAGCTCCCCGACGACGGCGGGGAGGCGGTCGGGGTCGCAGTCGGCGCCGAGGGTGAAGGTGCCGAGTTCGGTGGGGGAGTAGTGGTAGGCGCTCACGGCGGTGGCCAGGCCGGGCTCGCGCAACGCCCGGTACAGCCAGCTGCCGCGCCCGGAGGCCAGGACGCCCGCGGCCAGGTCGAGCGGGATGGCCCGCGGATCGAGCGCCGGGACGCCGCGCCAGCCGAGCGCCACCTCGGCCTGGCTCACGTCCCCGCGGAGCGTCCGCGCGCGCACCTCGCGACGGTCCGGCTCGGCGGGGGACGGATCCACGGCGCCGGGCGCCGGCGCCCACCCGCCGTACGCCGCGCGGCCCTGCGCGAGCATCTCCGCCTCGTCCACGTCGCCCACCAGGGCGACGACGGTCCGCTCCGGCACGTAGCGCGAGGCGTAGTAGCCGTGCACGTCGGCACGGGTGAAGCCGGCGAGGTCCTTCTCGTACCCGATGCGCCAGCGGCGGATGCGGTGGTGGTCGTACATCACCTCGTGCAGCGTCTCCGCGGTGACCGCGCCGGGGTTGTCCAGCTTGCGCCGGGCCTCCTGGATGATCACCTGCAGCTCGCGGGCGAGCTCGTCGGCGTCGATGGCCGCGTGCATCAGCGCGTCGCTCTGGATGGCGATCGCCTCGCGCAGGTGGTCGGCCGGGAGCACCACGTAGTAGGTGGTGTGATCGTAGCCGGTGCCGGCGTTGAGGTAGCCGCCGGCGGCCTTGGTGTCCCGGGCGATCTGCCCCGGCCCGCGGCTCGGCGTGCCCTTGAAGAACATGTGCTCCAGCACGTGCGAGATCCCGGCCCAGCGGTCCGGTTCGTCGAAGAACCCGGCCTTCACGTGGGTCACCACGGCGGCCACGGGGGCGGAGCGGTCGCGCTGGACCAGGAGCGTGAGGCCGTTGGGCAGCACCTCGCGGCGCACGCCGGCGGTCCAGGCGGCAGGGGTGGTGGTCATGCGGGGAAGGGTAAAGGGAGCGCGGGAAAATGAAAAAGGGAGACGGGGAGGGGGGAACGGGCCACGGGAAGCGGTGTGGCTCCGCTTCCCGTGGCCCTGGCTCTCCCCCTGACCGCCGGCGCTACTGGATGATGCGCACCACGCCGGCGCGGGCGCTGCCGCGCATGAACGCCTCGGCGTCGGTGGTGGGGATGACCACCCCGGTTTCCGCGGCGCCGCGGCGGGCCAGGTCGGCCATGAACTCGCTGAGGGGCGCATCGGCCCACTCGCGCTCGGCCCGCTTCATCTCGTCGAGGATCTCGTCCCAGGTGCCGCGGATGGTCCGGCCGCTGAGCGTGGCGACGGTGTGGGTCCCCGCGGGGAGCGGCCGCTTCTGCATCGCCTGCAGCTCGGTGAGCAGGGTGCCGAACAGCTCGAGCTGCGTCGGGTCGCGGGTGGTGCCGTCGGGCTGCAGCGCCTCGACCTCGGCCAGCATGGTGTCGAGCGGGTCGGGCTCGCCGGAGACCTCGAGCAGCCGGGCATGCCAGGGGCGCAGCTCGGGATCGTCCTCGCGCAGCCGGAACACGGTCTTCTTGAGCTCCACGTAGCGCCAGATGCCGAGCTCGTCGAAGTGATCCTCCGGCACGGTCTGGTGCAGGTGGTGCATCGCGGCCTCGGACTCGCCCCGGTCGTAGAGCATGTTGGCGAGGTAGATCCGGGCCTCGCTGTATTGCGGATCGATCTGCAGCGCGGCGCAGCCAGTAGAGCGCGCCGGAATCGTCGTTGATGCGGTGGCAGGCGTAGCCCACGCAGGCGGCGGCCTCGGGGCAGTCGGGCTGGGCGTTGACGGCGTACTCGAAGAACTGCTGCGCGGCGGCGACGAGGCCCTCGCGGAAGAGCGCGCGGCCGATCTGCAGCATCAGCTCGTGGTCTTCACGGAATCCGAGGGAGAGGATGCGGTCGAAGGCGGCCAGCGCGGGGGCCCGCTGCCCCAGCTTGAGCAGCACCTCGCCGTAGCCGGCGAGGGTATCCTCGTGATCGGGATCGAGGGCCAGCGCGCGCTCGAAGTTCTGGCGCGCCCAGGCGTAGTCCTCGCGCGCGAGGTAGGCGTACGCCAGCCCCACGTGGAGCTCTACGGCGTTGGGATAGAGCTGGAGACCTTCCCGGAGGAGATCGAGGGCCTCGTCGAAGCGGCCTTCGTTGTAGAGCTGGTGCGCATGTTCATCGTAATCGTCGGAGCTGAGGAACCGTTCCGGCATCAGGGAGGGCCTCCGGCGGTGAGTATGGGACAAGGTAGGTAGACCCCGCGGCGGGGACAAGAGCTTGCGCGGTCACGGCTTGGGCACGGTCGCGGGGGCCCGGCAACCGAAACCGCGACCGTTGACGGACCGGGGGCCGGAGAACCTGCGCCCGAACCGACCACACGCAGGTCGACCGCCACATCACCCCGATCGCCCCCAGGGTGGCGGCCTTCGTGCGCGACGACCGCGGCCCCCCGCTCGCTGCTGCGCTTCGTCCGGACCAGCCGGACCCAGGGCGGCGGCCCGACGGCCCACGAGGCTCGGGCGCCGCCCCCGGCGCGCCGTGGTAGATTCTCCCCTCCATGCCCTTGCCCGACCCGATCCTCGACGCGCTTGCCGACGACGCCTCCCGCGACGCCGGCGAGCGCGTGCTCGACCTCGTGGCGCGCTACCTGGCCCAGACCGGCCGCGGCGAGGGCCCGGTCTCGACCGCGCGCACCGCGGCAGAACTCGCCGCGCGCTTCGCCGGCCCGCTCCCGACCGGAGGCCACCCGCTCGCCGAGGTCCTCGAGCGCCTGGAGCGCGAGGTGCTCGGCGACGTCACCCGCCTCACCCACCCGATGTACATGGGGCACCAGGTCTCGGCGCCGCTCCCGGCCACCATCTGGATCGAGGCACTGATCAGCGCGGTGAACGGCTCCACCGCCGTGCGCGAGATGGCCCCCAGCGCCAACGCCATCGAGCACCAGCTGGTGCGCTGGTTCGGCGCGCTCGCGGGCTACGGCCCCGCCTGCGGCGGCACCCTTACCTCCGGCGGCACCGAGGCCACCTTCTCCGCGCTGCTCGCGGCCCGCGCCGCGGCGCTCCCCGACGCCTGGGAGCAGGGCGTCGGGGCCAACCCGCCGGTGGTGGTCTATGGCGAACAGGCCCACTACGCCGTGACCCGCGCCATCGGCGCCCTGGGCCTCGGGCTCCGCTCGGGCATCCCCGTCCCGATGCGCGACTGGCACATGGACGTGGCGGCCCTCCGCGCCACCCTCGATCGCCTGGCCCGCGAAGGCCGCGCGGTCATGGCCGTGGTGGCGACCGCCGGCTCCACGCCGGTCGGCGCCTTCGACGACCTCGAGGCCATCGGCGCGGAGTGCGAACGGCGCGGGCTGTGGCTGCATGTCGATGGCGCGCACGGCGCGTCGGCGCTCCTCTCGGAGCGGCACCGGCACCGCCTGGCCGGAATCGCGCGGGCACGCTCGATCGCCTGGGACCCGCACAAGATGATGCTGCTGCCGCTGGCCGCCGGGCTGGTGCTGGTGCGCGAGGAGCGGGACCTCGACCAGGCCTTCGCCCAGCGGGCGCCCTACCTGTTCCACGGCGCGGCGGGCGAGCGGGTCTGGGACCAGGGCGTCCGGAGCTTCCAGTGCTCCCGCCGCGCCGACGCGATCAAGCTCTGGCTCGCGCTCGAGCGCTACGGCGCCGACGGCATCGGCCGGCTCTACGACCGCCTCTGCGACATGACCACCACGCTGCACCGGCTGGTCGAGGCCCATCCCGCGTTCGCGGCGGTCCACGCCCCCGAGGCGAACATCCTCTGTTTCCGCTACACCGGCGGGGGCACCGTCACCGGCGAGGCGCTCGACCAGCTCAACTTCGCGCTGCGCCAGCGCTACAATCGCTCCGGCGAGGGGTGGATCACCACCACCGTCCTCGGCGGGCAGCGGGTGCTGCGCACCACCCTCATGAACCCGCGTACCGCGCCGGAGCACCTCGAGCGGCTGCTGGCGGGGCTCGCCGGCCTGGGCCAGGCGCTGGAGCGCAACACCTGACCGAGCGCCGGGCCGCGGCCGCCCCCCGGCCCCGGCGCCCCTTCCCCCTGCCTGCCGCGCGGCGCTAATTCCCGGCATGACCTTCCAGCGCAAGCTCCTGCTCGGCGTGTCGCTGATGGTGCTGCCCGCCCTGCTCATCGGCGTGGAGGCCATCCGCAGCAACGCACTGGAGCAGCGCGCCCTGGCGACGCTCGGCGACCGCCTGGGCCGCAGCCGCACCTACGCCGAACTCGAGACGGCGATGTTCAACCAGACCGAGGTGGTCTGGCGCTACCTGACGGGCCTGGATCCCGGCGCGCGCAAGGAGTACCAGCTGGCGGGCGAGGTGGTGCAGTACTGGTACGACCGCTGGCGCGCGGAGCTCGGGCCCGACGAGGCGCCGCTCGCGGAGCAGGTCTGGGCCCTGCAGCGGCAGTTCACCCGGATGAGCGACAGCGTCTTCGGTCTCGCTGACCGCGGGGACCGCGCCCTCGCCTACCGCACCGCGCAGCTCGAGCTCCGCACCCGGCTGCAGCCGGCACTCACCGCGCTCAACCGCCAGGTCTACCGCCGCACCCGCGAGACCAGCGTCACGGGGGCCTTCGCCGGGGTGGCCGCCATCGTGCGCAACGAGCAGCGCGCGCTCATCGCGATCTTCCTGGTGGCGGTGGTGGCGGGGCTCGTCGCGGCCTGGCTCATGGCGCGGAGCCTGGCCCGGCCCATCAACGAGCTGCGCGCCGCGATGGCGGTGGTGGCGCAGGGCAACCTGGAGCACCCGATCGAGGCCCGCTCGCACGACGAGATCGGGGAGCTGGCGCGCTCGTTCGCGCAGATGACGGGGAGCCTGCGGCAGTCGCGGGCGGACATGCTCGGGCTGACCGAGCAGCTGCAGGGCAAGGTGGCCCAGCTGGAACGGGCACAGGCGCAGCTCGTGCAGTCGGAGAAGCTGGCCTCGATCGGCGAGATGTCCGCGGCGGTGGCTCACGGCCTCAAGAACCCGCTGGCCAGCCTGCGGGCCTCCGCCCAGCTGGTGCTCCGCCACCCCCAGTCGCCGGCGGCGCCGGAACAGCTCGCGGCGATCATCGCCGAGGTGGACCGGCTCGACCGCCGGATCACCCACCTCCTTGCCTTCTCGCGCCCGGCGCCCTTTCGTCCGCTGCCGGAGCGGGTGGCGACCCTGGTACAGCAGGTGCTGCCGGCCTTCGCCGAGCGCGGCCGGGCCCAGGGGGTGGTTCACGACCTCCGTCTGCCCGACGACCTCCCCGACATCGCGGCCGACGCCGTCAAACTGGAGCAGACGCTGGTCGAGCTCATCTCCAACGCCCATGACGCCATGCCGGACGGCGGACGCCTCACCCTCGCGGCAGACGCGGTGCCGGGCGCCGATGGCCGGCCCGGCGTGCGGCTGACGCTGACCGACACCGGCCGCGGCATCGCCCCGGAGGCGATGCCACAGGTGGGGCAGCCCTTCTTCACCACCCGCCCGGAGGGCACCGGGCTCGGCGTGGCCACGGCGCGCCGGTTCGTGGAGCAGCACGGCGGCACCCTGCACCTCGCGAGCGAGCGGGGGCGTGGCACGACCGTCACCCTCTGGCTGCCCACCGCGGCGGCCGGGAGCCAGGCATGAGCGGCAGTACCGTGCTGATCGTGGACGACGAGCGCACCCTGGCCCGCGCCATCAAGGCGTTCCTCGAGGCCTCGGGCTACGAGGCCACCGTGGCCGACGATGCCGAGGCCGCGCTCCCCCTGCTCCAGTCGCTGCGGCCCGACGTGGTCTTCACCGACGTCCGGCTGCCGGGAATGGACGGCATCGCCCTGCTGCGGAAGATCCGCGAGTTCGACCCCAGCATCTCGGTCGTCGTGATGACCGCCCACGGCTCGATCGAGGGCGCGGTGGAGGCCGTCAAGCTCGGCGCCTTCGACTACGTGAAGAAGCCGCTCGACCTCGAGGAGGTGAAGCTCCTCGCCGACCGGGCTCGCGAGACCAGCGCGCTCCGGCAGGAGCTCTCCTATTACCGGCACCGCGCCGTGCGCGACGAGCCCTTCGGCGACGTGGTGGGCCAGTCGGTGGCCATGCGCGCCGTGCTGGAGCGGGCACGGCAGATCGCGGCGCTCGACGACACGCCACCGGTGCTCATCACCGGCGAGACCGGCACCGGCAAGGGCCTGGTGGCGCGCACCATCCATGCCTCGGGCCCCCGGGCCGAGAAGCCGTTCATCGACGTGAACTGCACCGCGCTCCCCGCCACGCTGATGGAGTCGGAGCTGTTCGGGCATGAACGCGGCGCCTTCACCGACGCCAGGGAATCCAAGCTCGGCCTCTTCGAGGCGGCGGAGGGCGGATTCCTCTTCCTCGACGAGATCGGCGACGTGGAGCTGGCGCTGCAAGGCAAGCTGCTCAAGGCCATCGAGGACCGGGTGGTGCGGCGGGTGGGGGGCGTGCGCGACCGCAAGATCGACGTCCGCATCCTCGCCGCCACCAACCGCGACCTGGCGCGGGAGTCGGAGCGGGAGCGGTTCCGTCGCGACCTCTACTTCCGCCTGGCGGTGATCATCCTGGAGCTGCCGCCGCTGCGGGAGCGGGGCGAGGACGTCTTCCTGCTGGCCGAGTTCTACCTGCGGCGCTTCTCCGCCAAGTACGGCCGGCAGGGGCGCCGCCTGGGATCGGCCGCGCGCGAGGTCATGCGGGCCTACCCCTGGCCCGGCAACGTGCGCGAGCTCTCCCACGTGATCGAGCGCGCGGTGCTGTGGAGCCAGGAGCCGGAGCTCTCCCCGGAGCACCTCGCGCTGACCATTCCCGGAGGCAGCGCGACCCGGCCGGCGGTGGAGTCCGCCGACGCCGTCGTGCCTCCGGCCGCCGAGCCGCCGGGCCGCCGGGCCCCCGAGATGACGCTGGAACAGTGGGAGCGGACCCTGCTGGAGCAGGCCCTGCGAGACGAGGGCGGCAACCAGACCCGTGCCGCCCAGCGCCTCGGCATCTCCCGTGACACGCTGCGGTACCGGCTCAAGAAGTACGGCCTGAGTGGGTGATACGGCCCAGTTGGGTTACCTCACCCAGCACGTGGTGCCCGGCCGGAATCCGGGCACATGGCGGGTAACACGAATGCTGTTCGGCAGTTAGGCTGGCCGTCCTGACCCATGGCCGCCCGGCACGCGCTCTGCGTTCTTCCGGGCGACGTCAGGAGTTCCCTCTTCCTGGCTGGGTGGTTCCACCCAACGACAGCCTACCTCTCAGCGGAGCAGCGACCATGACCTGGACCAAGCCCGAAGCCGAAGTCGTCGCCGTGACCATGGAAGTCACCGCGTACGTCGCAACCCTCTAAGGTCCGACGCACCGGACGGGGCTCGCGATCATCGCGGGCCCCGTTTCCATTTCCGCTCCCATGGACGTCATCCTCCTCGGCACCGCGGCGGGCGGCGGGTTCCCCCAGTGGAACTGCTGGTGCCCCCCCTGCCGGATCGCGCGGACGGACCCGGCCCGGGCCCATCCCCGCAGCCAGTCGTCGGCGGCCGTCTCCGCCGATGGCCGGCGCTGGTTCCTGCTCAACGCGTCGCCCGACGTGCGCGACCAGCTGCGCCACCTCGACGGCCGCCCCCCGGACGCGCTGCGCCACGTGCCGGTCGAGGGCATCGTCCCCACCGATGCGGAACTCGACCACACCCTCGGCATCGCCCTGCTGCGCGAGGGCCGGCGGCTGGCGCTCTACGCCACCCGCGCCGTCCTCGAGGTCCTCAACCACGATTCGCGCATCGTGCCCGTCACCTTCGCCTTTGCCCGGGTCGCGGAACACGAACTGGCCCTCGATGCGCCGGTGGAGCTCCGCTACCACGACGGCGGCGGCAGCGGGCTTCTGGTCACG encodes:
- the pqqB gene encoding pyrroloquinoline quinone biosynthesis protein PqqB, whose protein sequence is MDVILLGTAAGGGFPQWNCWCPPCRIARTDPARAHPRSQSSAAVSADGRRWFLLNASPDVRDQLRHLDGRPPDALRHVPVEGIVPTDAELDHTLGIALLREGRRLALYATRAVLEVLNHDSRIVPVTFAFARVAEHELALDAPVELRYHDGGGSGLLVTPFAVPGDPPRFARRDLPGHTVGLLVTDRGTGGTLAFVPGCGGLDPALAARLAPADLLLFDGTFWADDEMIRLGLSERTARQMDHLPVSGAGGSLAVLRRLPCARKVYTHINNSNPMLVEDSPERAAVMAAGIQVGDDGMRFRL
- a CDS encoding HAMP domain-containing protein, whose protein sequence is MTFQRKLLLGVSLMVLPALLIGVEAIRSNALEQRALATLGDRLGRSRTYAELETAMFNQTEVVWRYLTGLDPGARKEYQLAGEVVQYWYDRWRAELGPDEAPLAEQVWALQRQFTRMSDSVFGLADRGDRALAYRTAQLELRTRLQPALTALNRQVYRRTRETSVTGAFAGVAAIVRNEQRALIAIFLVAVVAGLVAAWLMARSLARPINELRAAMAVVAQGNLEHPIEARSHDEIGELARSFAQMTGSLRQSRADMLGLTEQLQGKVAQLERAQAQLVQSEKLASIGEMSAAVAHGLKNPLASLRASAQLVLRHPQSPAAPEQLAAIIAEVDRLDRRITHLLAFSRPAPFRPLPERVATLVQQVLPAFAERGRAQGVVHDLRLPDDLPDIAADAVKLEQTLVELISNAHDAMPDGGRLTLAADAVPGADGRPGVRLTLTDTGRGIAPEAMPQVGQPFFTTRPEGTGLGVATARRFVEQHGGTLHLASERGRGTTVTLWLPTAAAGSQA
- a CDS encoding sigma-54-dependent Fis family transcriptional regulator encodes the protein MSGSTVLIVDDERTLARAIKAFLEASGYEATVADDAEAALPLLQSLRPDVVFTDVRLPGMDGIALLRKIREFDPSISVVVMTAHGSIEGAVEAVKLGAFDYVKKPLDLEEVKLLADRARETSALRQELSYYRHRAVRDEPFGDVVGQSVAMRAVLERARQIAALDDTPPVLITGETGTGKGLVARTIHASGPRAEKPFIDVNCTALPATLMESELFGHERGAFTDARESKLGLFEAAEGGFLFLDEIGDVELALQGKLLKAIEDRVVRRVGGVRDRKIDVRILAATNRDLARESERERFRRDLYFRLAVIILELPPLRERGEDVFLLAEFYLRRFSAKYGRQGRRLGSAAREVMRAYPWPGNVRELSHVIERAVLWSQEPELSPEHLALTIPGGSATRPAVESADAVVPPAAEPPGRRAPEMTLEQWERTLLEQALRDEGGNQTRAAQRLGISRDTLRYRLKKYGLSG
- a CDS encoding pyridoxal-dependent decarboxylase, yielding MPLPDPILDALADDASRDAGERVLDLVARYLAQTGRGEGPVSTARTAAELAARFAGPLPTGGHPLAEVLERLEREVLGDVTRLTHPMYMGHQVSAPLPATIWIEALISAVNGSTAVREMAPSANAIEHQLVRWFGALAGYGPACGGTLTSGGTEATFSALLAARAAALPDAWEQGVGANPPVVVYGEQAHYAVTRAIGALGLGLRSGIPVPMRDWHMDVAALRATLDRLAREGRAVMAVVATAGSTPVGAFDDLEAIGAECERRGLWLHVDGAHGASALLSERHRHRLAGIARARSIAWDPHKMMLLPLAAGLVLVREERDLDQAFAQRAPYLFHGAAGERVWDQGVRSFQCSRRADAIKLWLALERYGADGIGRLYDRLCDMTTTLHRLVEAHPAFAAVHAPEANILCFRYTGGGTVTGEALDQLNFALRQRYNRSGEGWITTTVLGGQRVLRTTLMNPRTAPEHLERLLAGLAGLGQALERNT